TAGGAGAATCAAATGGCGGTGACGGAACAACATATCGTCGGAAAGCTCGTCCGAATCGCCGGGCCGATGATTGAGGCCGAAGGCATGCTCGGGGTCTCCATGGGTGAGATCCTGACCGTTGGTAAATTGGGCCTGATGGGCGAAGTGATTCGTATCGAGGGCGACAAGATTTATGCGCAGGTGTTTGAAAGCACCGAAGGCATGTTTCTCGGCGAGGAAGTCGTGGCCACGGGCGTGCCCCTGGCCGTCGAACTCGGACCGGGCCTGCTCGGCGCCACCTTCGACGGCATCCAGCGCCCCCTCATCACGCTCCAGCAGTCTTCGGGCGACTTCATCGGCCGCGGTATCACCGCCGTGGCCCTCGATCGCACCAAGAAATGGTCCTTCACGCCCGTGGCCAAGGTCGGCCAGGACGTCAAGGGCGGCGACATCCTGGGCACGGTCCCGGAAACGATCGCCATCGAGCACAAGATTCTGGTGCCCCCGCACGTGAACGGCAAGATCGCCTGGATGCAGTCCGCGGGCGATTACACGGTGGAAGAGGTGATCGCGCGCCTGGAAGACGGCACCGAGATCCGGATGATGCACAAGTCGCCCGTGAAGCAGTCGCGCCCGGTGCACAAGGTGCTTCCCCCCGCCGAGCCCTTCCTCACCCGCCAGCGCGTGCTCGACATGCTCTTCCCCATCGCCAAGGGCGGCTCGGCCATCGTGCCGGGCGGTTTCGGCGCGGGCAAGACCGTGGTGGAACAGAGCATGTCCAAATACTCGAACGCACAGATCATCGTGTACGTGGGTTGCGGCGAGCGCGGCAATGAAATGGCCGAAGTGCTGACCGAATTCCCCGAGCTGGTCGACCCAAACACGGGCGACTCGCTGATGAACCGCACCATCCTGGTCGTGAACACGTCCAACATGCCGGTGGCCGCGCGCGACGCGTCGGTGTACACGGGCATGACCCTGGCCGAATACTATCGCGACATGGGCTACGATGTGGCGCTGATGGCCGACTCCACCTCGCGCTGGGCCGAAGCGCTCCGCGAAATTTCTTCCCGCCTGGAGGAAATGCCGGGTGAAGAAGGTTACCCGACCTACCTCTCCGAGCGCATTTCCGCGTTCTACGAACGCTGCGGCAACGTCATCTGCGCGGGCTCCGAAGCCACGACGGACAAGCCCCGCCGGGGATCGCTCACCGCGGTGGGCGCCGTGTCCCCCGCCGGCGGCGACTTCTCCGAGCCGGTTACGCAGACCTCCATGCGCGTGTCCGGCGCCCTCTGGGCCCTGGATTCGGCCCTGGCCTACCGCCGCCACTACCCCAGCGTAAACTGGAACCGCTCCTTCACCCTGTACTTCGAGGGGCTCAAGGATTGGTTTGACCAGAACGCCCCCGCCGGCTGGAACATGCGCCGCCAGCAGGCCGCCACGCTCCTGCAGCGTGAAACGGAACTTCAGGACATCGTACAGCTCGTCGGCCCCGACGCGCTTCAGGACATGGAACGTCTGGTGCTTGAAGTATCGCGTCTTATCCGCGAAGTGTTCCTGCAGCAGAGCGCCTTCTCCGAGAACGACGCCTCCTGCGGTCTGGAAAAGTGCTTCGGCCTTCTCGAAACCATCCTGGTCTATCACGAGGAGTGCGAGAAGGTGCTGCGCCGCGAGGTTCCGCTGACCCGGATCAGCGAGCTGCCCCTCCGCGAGCAGATTGCCCGTCTGAAGGAAGAGCCGAACGACGGCTTCACCGCCAAGAAAGACGCCTGCATCGAGAACTATAAGCAAGTGCTTGCCGGTCTGGAAGCCAAATAACCAAGGGATAATGAACGATGTCTGAAACGAACGAACAGCTCCACAAAGAATACTGGGACATGACCTATGTTTCCGGTCCCTTGGTGTTCCTGCAGAATGGCGAGCGCTTCCCCACCGGCGCGATCCTGAATGTGCACATGGAGAGCGGCGAGCAGCGCCAGGGCCAGATCCTGGAAGCGACCAAGACCCACGCCGTACTCCAGATCCTTCAGGGCACGCGCGGCGTCGACATCAAGGGCACTTCGGTGTCCCTGCGCGACATGGCCGCGAAGATTGCCTGTACCCCCGACGTGATCGGTCGCCGCTTCAACGGCACCGGCGTTCCCATCGACGGCCTGCCCCCGGTAGTGCCCGAGAAGGAAGTGGAAATCGGCGGCTCCGCCATCAATCCCGTGTCCCGCGACGCGCCGAACGACTTCATTGAAACGGGTATCTCCACGATCGACGGTTTCAACACGCTGGTGCGCGGACAGAAGCTCCCCATCTTCCTGGGCTCCGGTCTTCCCGGCAACGAGATCGCCAACATGATTGTGCAGAACTCGGGCACCAAGGGCGACGACACGCCCTTCGTGACGGTGTTTGCCGCCATGGGTATCACGGCCCGCGAGACCGAATACTTCCTGAAGTCCTTCGAGGAAGGCGGCAAGGGTTCGCGCGTGGTGGCCTTCATCAACAAGGCGGACGA
Above is a window of Candidatus Hydrogenedentota bacterium DNA encoding:
- a CDS encoding V-type ATP synthase subunit A → MAVTEQHIVGKLVRIAGPMIEAEGMLGVSMGEILTVGKLGLMGEVIRIEGDKIYAQVFESTEGMFLGEEVVATGVPLAVELGPGLLGATFDGIQRPLITLQQSSGDFIGRGITAVALDRTKKWSFTPVAKVGQDVKGGDILGTVPETIAIEHKILVPPHVNGKIAWMQSAGDYTVEEVIARLEDGTEIRMMHKSPVKQSRPVHKVLPPAEPFLTRQRVLDMLFPIAKGGSAIVPGGFGAGKTVVEQSMSKYSNAQIIVYVGCGERGNEMAEVLTEFPELVDPNTGDSLMNRTILVVNTSNMPVAARDASVYTGMTLAEYYRDMGYDVALMADSTSRWAEALREISSRLEEMPGEEGYPTYLSERISAFYERCGNVICAGSEATTDKPRRGSLTAVGAVSPAGGDFSEPVTQTSMRVSGALWALDSALAYRRHYPSVNWNRSFTLYFEGLKDWFDQNAPAGWNMRRQQAATLLQRETELQDIVQLVGPDALQDMERLVLEVSRLIREVFLQQSAFSENDASCGLEKCFGLLETILVYHEECEKVLRREVPLTRISELPLREQIARLKEEPNDGFTAKKDACIENYKQVLAGLEAK